The Variovorax paradoxus B4 genome includes a region encoding these proteins:
- a CDS encoding glycosyltransferase family 2 protein, producing MFVIPMMGKSRRFTEAGYALPKYRLPLHGHTVFFHVVKSFEHYFQDDLFLFVVRRDHEIAEYLRQELKNLGVKEFRIVELEGDTLGQADSVYRGLQQLRSDEPVYIFNIDTIRPGFRKSELAADALGYLEVFEGDGDHWSFVEPGPGHAVLRTTEKERISNLCSDGLYHFADARIFNEAYEHQLANKLVNRGEYYVAPCYNLLIQNGGRVAYELIDRSEIVFCGTPQEYEEAAAKKWP from the coding sequence ATGTTTGTCATTCCCATGATGGGCAAGAGCCGCCGCTTCACGGAGGCCGGCTATGCGTTGCCCAAATACCGCCTGCCGCTGCACGGCCATACGGTTTTCTTTCACGTCGTGAAGTCGTTCGAGCACTACTTCCAGGACGACCTTTTTCTTTTCGTGGTGCGGCGCGATCACGAGATTGCGGAGTACCTGAGGCAGGAGCTGAAGAACCTGGGCGTCAAGGAATTTCGCATCGTCGAATTGGAAGGAGACACCCTCGGCCAGGCCGACTCCGTCTACCGCGGGCTGCAGCAGCTTCGGTCCGACGAGCCCGTGTACATCTTCAACATCGACACCATCAGGCCGGGGTTCAGAAAATCCGAGCTGGCCGCCGATGCGCTCGGTTACCTGGAGGTATTCGAAGGCGACGGCGATCACTGGTCGTTCGTGGAGCCCGGCCCCGGCCATGCGGTGCTCCGGACGACCGAGAAGGAGCGCATCTCCAACCTGTGCAGCGACGGCCTCTATCACTTTGCCGATGCTCGCATCTTCAACGAAGCCTATGAGCACCAGCTGGCCAACAAGCTCGTGAATCGCGGCGAATATTACGTCGCACCCTGCTACAACCTGCTGATCCAGAACGGCGGACGCGTTGCCTACGAACTGATCGACCGAAGCGAGATCGTCTTTTGCGGAACCCCGCAGGAATATGAAGAAGCTGCCGCCAAGAAATGGCCATGA
- a CDS encoding phosphotransferase: protein MIIITSAAYVDSELQSEFGRLPPAFLPVGNRRLFLRQLSVLHTHFPAESIYLSLPESYTIAHRDARALEAQAIQVLRVPDGLTLADSLLFSINTVGTYDEGLRILLGDTLILDLPAAWDCLCVAESADDYDWHVDQGSGAGARVWCGYFAFQSVSRLAKCLVAARGSFEKAVSAYDEACYLQRIHSEKWSDFGHVNTFYRSRAQITTQRSFNDLMIGDRRVRKTGRPAEKIKAEAQWFDALPSRLRVYVPQLLSHGQVDSDGYGYELEYMCMAPLNELYVHGRNSTAFWSRVFKHLADWLSACQAAVPLTGSERQLVEEDSRGMLGEKTRERMHAYAASSGLSLSAPTRLNGRPLPSLSDMLQRCVEAAARVPLVPGVMHGDLCFSNILFDTRSDCIKVIDPRGLNFRGEPRLLGDLRYDLAKIAHSVIGLYDYIVADAFDVDDGTGLDFNLRIHADEDAAAIQKLFAGLPLLNGMTARHVAPVTVMLFLSMLPLHQDNPRRQRAMLANALRLFEQMEH from the coding sequence GTGATCATCATCACTTCCGCCGCCTACGTCGATTCCGAACTGCAATCGGAATTCGGCCGCCTGCCGCCGGCCTTTCTGCCCGTTGGCAACCGCCGCCTGTTCCTGCGGCAGCTCTCGGTATTGCACACGCACTTTCCGGCCGAGAGCATCTATCTCTCATTGCCCGAGAGCTACACCATCGCGCACCGCGATGCGCGCGCGCTGGAGGCCCAGGCGATCCAGGTGCTGCGGGTGCCCGACGGCCTCACCCTGGCCGATTCGCTGCTTTTCTCGATCAACACCGTCGGCACCTACGACGAGGGGCTTCGCATCCTCCTTGGCGACACGCTGATCCTCGACCTTCCGGCCGCCTGGGACTGCCTTTGCGTGGCCGAGTCGGCCGACGACTACGACTGGCACGTCGACCAGGGTTCGGGCGCCGGTGCGCGGGTCTGGTGCGGCTACTTTGCGTTTCAATCGGTCAGCCGGCTGGCAAAGTGCCTGGTCGCCGCGCGCGGATCGTTCGAGAAGGCCGTGTCCGCCTATGACGAGGCCTGCTACCTGCAGCGTATCCACTCCGAGAAGTGGTCGGACTTCGGCCACGTCAACACCTTCTACCGCTCGCGGGCCCAGATCACCACGCAGCGCTCGTTCAACGACTTGATGATCGGAGACCGCCGCGTCCGCAAGACGGGCCGCCCCGCCGAAAAGATCAAGGCCGAGGCGCAGTGGTTCGACGCATTGCCTTCCCGCCTGCGCGTGTATGTGCCGCAATTGCTGAGCCACGGCCAGGTGGATTCGGACGGGTATGGCTACGAGCTCGAATACATGTGCATGGCGCCGCTCAACGAGCTGTATGTGCATGGCCGCAACTCCACGGCGTTCTGGTCCCGGGTGTTCAAGCACCTGGCCGACTGGCTCAGCGCCTGCCAGGCCGCCGTGCCCCTGACCGGGAGCGAGCGGCAATTGGTGGAGGAGGACAGCCGGGGAATGCTGGGGGAAAAGACCCGCGAGCGCATGCATGCCTATGCCGCGAGCAGCGGCTTGAGCCTTTCGGCCCCCACGCGCCTGAACGGGCGGCCGCTGCCGTCGTTGTCGGACATGCTGCAGCGCTGCGTCGAGGCCGCGGCGCGCGTGCCGCTGGTGCCAGGCGTGATGCACGGCGACCTGTGCTTCAGCAACATCCTGTTCGACACGCGCTCGGACTGCATCAAGGTGATCGACCCGCGCGGCCTCAACTTCCGAGGCGAACCCAGGCTGCTGGGCGACCTGCGCTACGACCTCGCGAAGATCGCGCATTCGGTGATCGGCCTGTACGACTACATCGTCGCGGATGCCTTCGATGTGGACGACGGCACGGGGCTGGATTTCAACCTGCGCATCCACGCCGACGAAGACGCCGCCGCGATCCAGAAGCTGTTTGCCGGCCTGCCCCTGCTGAACGGCATGACGGCGCGCCATGTGGCGCCGGTCACCGTGATGCTGTTCCTGTCCATGCTGCCGCTGCACCAGGACAACCCGCGCCGCCAGCGCGCCATGCTTGCCAATGCATTGCGCCTGTTCGAGCAAATGGAGCACTGA